In Vibrio pomeroyi, the genomic window AACTACAAAAGTGAAAAGAGCTCCCGTATTAGGAGCTCTTTTTGTTTCTCGTTACCGGATCTTTTGCTAACGCCTTTTAATGGCCGAAAGCTCGATTAACCAAAATAAAGTGAGTTGCATAAAAGGTGAACACCTGAATTTACCCGTGAATTGCTTAAACATTGTCCGCCGAGTTTCTGACATGCATATGAGCTCAGCGTTAGTTTGATGTCACTCGAAGATCTACTCTTCATTTTTAACAATCATTTGTCATTTTCATGTTGAGTGGTGCGAAAAGCCATCTACACTATGATTATAACTGTTTGATTTTTATACGAGGCATCAATGAGTCGTAAACCAATAGTGTTAGTCGTAGATGACACGCCAAGTAACTTGGATGTGTTAACTGCAATACTCAAAGATACCTACCAAGTAAAGGTAGCCATTAACGGTTCCATTGGCATCAAGATAGCGAAGATGGTGCCTCAGCCTGACCTAATTCTTCTCGACATCATGATGCCCGACATCGATGGCTACGAGGTGTGCAGTCAGCTAAAAGCACAGCCGAATACCGCGCATATACCGATTATATTTGTTACTGCCAAAATTGATCCTGAAGCTGAAGTGAAAGGGTTGTCTTTAGGCGCTGTTGATTATTTAACGAAACCTATTACCCCTGAAATTGCTCTACAGCGTGTGAAGACCCATATTATGTTGTATGACCAACAACGCGCTTTGTTCAGCCAAGTTAAAGAGAAAACCCAAGAGATCAACCTTGGCAAGTTAGAGACCCTGAATATCTTGGGCAGGGCGGCGGAGTTCAAAGATAACGAAACGGGCATGCACGTTATGCGCATGAGCCATTATTGCGAAATATTAGCCAAAGCCTTGGGCATGACAGACGAAGATGCGGAAACCTTGCGTGATGCCGCGCCGATGCACGACATTGGTAAGATAGGTATTCCTGATAGCGTGTTACTTAAACCGGGTAAGTTGGATGCCGACGAATGGACGATTATGCAGAAACACGTTGAATTCGGTGTCGAGATACTTGGCAGGCAGAGTGATTCCAAATTAATGCAAATGGCCATTCAAGTCGCGCAATATCACCATGAAAAGTGGGATGGCAGTGGTTACCCAAACCAGATAGCAGGCGAAGATATTCCTTTAGTCGGGCGTATCGCTGCGGTAGCCGATGTATTTGATGCTTTGACCGCAGAGAGGCCCTACAAAAAAGCGTGGAGTGTCGATGAAGCGTTGAGTTTGTTTGAAGATCAGAAGGGCAAACACTTTGACCCGAGAATCGTAGAGCTGTTGTTTGAAAACTTACCTCAGATTTTAGCCATTAAAGAAAAATTCAAAGATGATTAATCTCTTCACTAGACGTTGTACATTCGTGTTGGAGTTAAAAAACAGAGTCGTTTTATTTACGATGTGGTTATTGGCGGGGCTTTGCTTCAACGGGAGCGTCAGCGCCGCCGAAGTGACAGACGCGCAGTTAAACCGCTGGCTCGACAACAAACCTACAATCACCTTCATCGCACTGGCTAACCATTATCCTTACTCATTTATCGATGATGATGGAAGAGTGTCTGGCATCATCAAAGATTGGGCAATAGACCTTGAAGACCGATTCGGTGTCCACGCTCGTTTCATCAGCGTTAACTCACGTGTAGAAGCAAAAGCTGCACTACTCGATGGGCGAGGCGATGTGTTCCCTTTTCAGCAGTTTGATCCAAGCGAAGGTGGCCGCTTTTTAGCAAGTGATCCTTATGTTCCGTATCAAGTGGCTGTGATTGTGCCTATCGACAACGTCATCGATACTAACTTAGACCAGACTCACAAACGCCGCATAGCGATGGTTAACGAGAACATCGACTTACAGAAAGCAGGCGTTCAATTGAACTCTATTGAAAGAGTCGATTTTGATAACGTTATTGATGCGGTGCGCGCCCTAGGAGAAGGAGACGTCGATGGAATCGTTGGTGAACCCATTACGACTATGGATCTTGCAAAAAATATTGGTGTTCATGATTTAACGATCAATTACGTGCTTGAGCACTGGAAAAGACTTGAAGCATCAATGGTCGTGCGAACGGATGAGGAAGAGCTACTGACGCTCCTCAACAAGCAGGTAGCGACCTTTGATATCGACAAAAAGAATAAGATTTTATCAAAGTGGTTGGACAGCTCCCCTTATCGAGTGCCGCTAAAGGGCGTATTTGGTTTTGGTAACCCTCCGTATATGTACCCAGACAGTACAGCAGTAGGCCTCGAACACGACATTATCCAACGTGCACTGAACGACATGGGCTATAAGTTAGGTGACGTTGTCACGCTTCCTCCTAGTGCAGCCAGAAAAGCCATCGATAATAACAACTCAATATCTTTTGTTTCCGGTGTTCAGTTTGATGATCCTGAAGCGCACTTCCTAAGTGATAGCGTCCTTGATGTAGAGTTTGTTCCTGTGTCTCTCGTGCGACGTGATCTCAAGCTTCAATCTCAGAAAGATCTTTCAGTAGGCGCACTTTTATTTGATGACACTTCACCAATAAAAAAATCCGTTGAGACGCTCAGGGACAAACTAGATATTGATCGTGTTGAAGACTATGAGAGCCTTGAATCGGCGTTTTCACAACTACGGGCTCAAAACGTTGATGTGTTGATGGTCGAGAGACGTGTCTTGGAGTGGTTTGTCACTAACACTCGTTTCATTGAGATGGCCGAGTTGCAACTGCATGACAGCTATAAAGTCACTTATCCAATCTATGTCGACTTTAAGACCGAAGAGCTGAGAGACGGCTTTAATGCAGCAATAGAGGACCTAAAGCTCGCTGAAGATGGGTTAAGCACCATCATTGATACCCATGTTGAGGGTGATCTAAGTCAAGTACTTAAGAAAGCGAACGTGATTGCGCAGATATCAGCGTATTTCATCGTTAACGACCGCTTTGAAGAGTTGACCGAGGTGTTCGAAATCTTCGATACGGATAGCTCCTTCCAGGTGATCACCGCGCAAGCTGATAATAATAATCGCCCCATTAAAGCTTGGTACATCGGTAACCTTGTTGATGATATAGGGGAGAAAAAGAATACCTCTCACTTTTCATCTGTCACCAAGGTGGCGAGCTATCGTACAAAGGGTGGCACGACTAATTCTGGCTCAATGACTTTCTATTTTGATACTAAGTCGCTTGAGAAAAAGCACGTTTATTTCCCCGCTGTTGAGCAGTTCAGTTCGTTTGGTGACGCCGCCAAGCGTTACATTGCGGACATTTATCAAGCAAATAATCTGACGGGCGAAATCCTAAACCTAAGCCAAGCTGAAAGAGAGTGGGTGAAGAACAATCCGGATGTGAGAATTGGTATCGATCCGGATTCGCTGCCCTATGAAGCGGTATCCAGTACAGGCGAATACATCGGGATGATTGATGACTACTTGACCTTGGTCGAGCAGAAAACAGGGTTGAGAATTCAACATGTCGATGTGGCGAATTGGTCAGAAACCCGAAGTTTAGTCGATCATGATGAGGTAGATGTCGTCTCTGCAGCTCAAGAGAATCGCTCGTTGGGAGACAATGTAAAACCCGTTAAGAGCTTCTTTTCAAGCCGTTTGGCGCTCGCATCAAGACGAGATGTGAGTAGTTTGGTGCTTGAGGAAGCGACGGGGTGGAAAATCGGTATTCTTAGGAATGCAGCCAACACCGACGCGATTGTAGATAAATACCCGAATGTTGACTGGGTATTGGTCGACGCCACCGCAACAGGCCTTACCATGCTGGATGATGAGAGCTTGGACGGCATGATCGATACTGTTGATGTCCTCAATTATCTGATTGATTCATACGGTCACCG contains:
- a CDS encoding response regulator, with protein sequence MSRKPIVLVVDDTPSNLDVLTAILKDTYQVKVAINGSIGIKIAKMVPQPDLILLDIMMPDIDGYEVCSQLKAQPNTAHIPIIFVTAKIDPEAEVKGLSLGAVDYLTKPITPEIALQRVKTHIMLYDQQRALFSQVKEKTQEINLGKLETLNILGRAAEFKDNETGMHVMRMSHYCEILAKALGMTDEDAETLRDAAPMHDIGKIGIPDSVLLKPGKLDADEWTIMQKHVEFGVEILGRQSDSKLMQMAIQVAQYHHEKWDGSGYPNQIAGEDIPLVGRIAAVADVFDALTAERPYKKAWSVDEALSLFEDQKGKHFDPRIVELLFENLPQILAIKEKFKDD